One genomic region from Chloroflexia bacterium SDU3-3 encodes:
- a CDS encoding Rrf2 family transcriptional regulator, whose translation MKYSQATNYALHTMLFFVAQPHGTTTGVQQLATRQQLSPTYLSKILTKLVKAGLIESSPGVNGGYRLAKSRDEISFLDVIHAVEGQESMFRCDAGLHHDSCLIQQVMDEAEQQLEEHLRNRKLASLVGKAADWFAERE comes from the coding sequence ATGAAATATTCTCAGGCGACAAACTACGCGCTGCACACCATGCTCTTCTTCGTGGCCCAGCCGCACGGCACCACCACGGGCGTCCAGCAGCTGGCCACGCGCCAGCAGCTCTCGCCCACCTACCTCTCCAAGATCCTCACCAAGCTGGTAAAGGCGGGCCTGATCGAGTCCTCGCCCGGCGTCAACGGCGGCTATCGGCTGGCCAAGAGCCGCGACGAGATCTCTTTCCTCGATGTGATCCACGCGGTCGAGGGGCAGGAGTCGATGTTCCGCTGCGACGCTGGCCTGCACCACGATTCCTGCCTGATCCAGCAGGTGATGGACGAGGCTGAGCAGCAGCTTGAGGAGCACCTGCGCAACCGCAAGCTGGCGTCGCTGGTAGGCAAGGCCGCCGACTGGTTCGCCGAGCGTGAGTAG
- a CDS encoding response regulator transcription factor produces MDKIGVLLVDDHRVVRQGLRDFLELQDDIEVVGEASNGEEGVQLARDLLPDVVLQDLVLPGIDGVEATRQIKAASPSTRVIVLTSFADGDKVFPAIKAGAISYLLKDVQPEELARAIRAAQRNEAVLHPEVASKLMAEFNTPRPAENPVEQLTEREMDVLRLIARGKSNKEIADTLIISEKTVKTHVSNILSKLHLADRTQAAIYALRQRLVD; encoded by the coding sequence ATGGATAAAATTGGAGTGCTTCTTGTCGATGACCACCGCGTTGTCCGCCAGGGCCTGCGCGATTTTCTGGAGCTACAGGACGATATCGAGGTGGTGGGCGAGGCCTCGAACGGCGAGGAGGGCGTGCAGCTGGCCCGCGACCTGCTGCCCGATGTGGTGCTGCAGGATCTGGTGCTGCCCGGCATCGACGGCGTCGAGGCCACCCGCCAGATCAAGGCGGCCAGCCCCAGCACCCGCGTGATCGTGCTCACATCCTTCGCCGATGGCGACAAGGTCTTCCCCGCCATCAAGGCGGGCGCGATCTCGTACCTGCTGAAGGACGTGCAGCCCGAGGAGCTGGCCCGCGCCATCCGCGCCGCCCAGCGCAACGAGGCTGTGCTGCACCCCGAGGTGGCCAGCAAGCTCATGGCCGAGTTCAACACACCCCGCCCCGCCGAGAACCCCGTCGAGCAGCTGACCGAGCGCGAGATGGACGTGCTGCGCCTGATCGCGCGCGGCAAGAGCAATAAAGAGATTGCCGACACACTGATCATCAGCGAGAAGACGGTGAAGACGCACGTGTCGAATATTCTTTCAAAGCTGCATCTGGCCGACCGCACGCAGGCCGCGATCTACGCGCTGCGCCAGCGGCTGGTCGATTAG
- a CDS encoding GAF domain-containing protein — MDIRRNNPPPEPPLGKADAYTADLARALPLGDLLALGGHTSAEITPEALLQEVADAIHMVLGYPQVCVRLRNADTDDLEACAYAGIPSEQIAKLKHKATAPAYYQALFQARFRYNGLYHIPAPFGEEDMIALSHDHADLVGDGVLLVPLRGRGERLIGAIYVQPERVGGLDPARLQLLEVLGRQASLALENARLAGRAARLLAKEQLLAELGRDVGNTLDLDIILARTVERLGLAFHGGSVALLNSAGELEIVAAIGHIDSEARHVRLGVGQGICGWVAQHGLPFLSNDTLNEHRIEPAASDIGTNRFIRSYIAVPLRSGGQIIGTLNVESDQVHAFTYEDVDLLEAVAAQIGGPIASARLYQEGQHLAEQVARRNEQLTVLNAIARIAVSTLDLERILTAVTAQIQQGFGYWHVEMYTVDEELQELQLVAQAGKLAHINDHRQPIHEGALGQAFNSGQPVRVDDVQLQPDLMRYSMEETRAALCVPIRVSGRVLALLNLESRHVAAFTQEDMAVLKTAADVLASAIENARLYQRAQEAAVLEERSRIARDLHDSISQQLFSMTLTAQAARTQVEKNPARAASQLERLQETANAALKEMRSLIFQLRPPALNEQGLVAALKQHVDGLQHREGLTINLRISGEERNTRGVEQTIYRIVQEALNNVVRHAGACAVDVELDAQPYEITLRIADDGRGFDIQQAAQGGGRHLGLISMRERAAELSGILTMRSQPGQGTELLLRVPGRQQNNT, encoded by the coding sequence ATGGACATCCGCAGGAACAACCCACCGCCAGAGCCGCCGCTCGGCAAGGCCGACGCCTACACCGCCGACCTCGCCCGCGCCCTGCCGCTCGGCGACCTGCTCGCGCTGGGCGGGCACACCAGCGCCGAGATCACGCCCGAGGCGCTGCTGCAGGAGGTGGCCGACGCCATCCACATGGTGCTGGGCTACCCCCAGGTGTGCGTGCGGCTGCGCAACGCCGACACCGACGACCTTGAGGCCTGCGCCTACGCCGGCATCCCGAGCGAGCAGATCGCCAAGCTCAAGCACAAGGCCACCGCGCCCGCCTACTACCAGGCGCTGTTCCAGGCCCGCTTCCGCTACAACGGCCTCTACCACATCCCCGCGCCCTTTGGCGAGGAGGACATGATCGCGCTGAGCCACGACCACGCCGATCTGGTGGGCGACGGCGTGCTGCTGGTGCCGCTGCGCGGGCGCGGCGAGCGCCTGATCGGCGCGATCTACGTGCAGCCCGAGCGCGTGGGCGGGCTGGACCCGGCGCGGCTGCAGCTGCTGGAGGTGCTGGGCAGGCAGGCCAGCCTAGCGCTGGAGAACGCCCGCCTGGCGGGCCGCGCCGCACGCCTGCTGGCCAAGGAGCAGCTGCTGGCCGAGCTTGGCCGCGACGTGGGCAACACGCTCGACCTCGACATCATCCTGGCGCGCACGGTCGAGCGGCTCGGCCTGGCGTTCCACGGCGGCAGCGTGGCCCTGCTGAACAGCGCGGGCGAGCTAGAGATCGTGGCGGCGATCGGCCATATCGACTCCGAGGCCCGCCACGTGCGGCTGGGCGTGGGCCAGGGGATCTGCGGCTGGGTTGCCCAGCACGGCCTGCCCTTCCTCTCCAACGATACGCTAAACGAGCACCGCATCGAGCCAGCCGCCAGCGACATCGGCACCAACCGATTCATCCGCTCGTACATCGCCGTGCCGCTGCGCAGCGGCGGGCAGATCATCGGCACGCTGAACGTCGAGTCCGACCAGGTGCACGCCTTCACCTACGAGGATGTCGACCTGCTGGAGGCGGTGGCGGCCCAGATCGGCGGCCCGATCGCCAGCGCGCGGCTCTACCAAGAGGGCCAGCACCTGGCCGAGCAGGTGGCGCGGCGCAACGAGCAGCTGACCGTGCTCAACGCGATCGCCCGCATCGCCGTCTCCACCCTCGACCTCGAGCGCATCCTCACGGCGGTCACCGCCCAGATCCAGCAGGGCTTCGGCTACTGGCATGTGGAAATGTACACTGTGGATGAGGAGCTGCAGGAGCTGCAGCTGGTGGCCCAGGCGGGCAAACTGGCCCACATCAACGACCACCGCCAGCCCATCCACGAGGGCGCGCTGGGCCAGGCCTTCAACAGCGGCCAGCCGGTGCGCGTGGATGATGTGCAGCTGCAGCCCGACCTGATGCGCTACAGCATGGAGGAGACCCGCGCCGCGCTCTGCGTGCCCATCCGCGTGAGCGGGCGGGTGCTGGCCCTGCTCAACCTGGAGTCACGCCACGTGGCCGCCTTCACGCAGGAGGACATGGCGGTGCTCAAAACCGCCGCCGACGTGCTGGCCAGCGCGATCGAGAACGCGCGGCTCTACCAGCGCGCCCAGGAGGCCGCCGTGCTCGAAGAGCGCAGCCGGATCGCCCGAGACCTGCACGACTCGATCTCGCAGCAGCTCTTCAGCATGACGCTCACCGCCCAGGCCGCCCGCACCCAGGTGGAGAAAAATCCGGCGCGGGCCGCATCGCAGCTTGAGCGCCTGCAGGAGACCGCCAACGCCGCTCTGAAAGAGATGCGCTCGCTGATCTTCCAGCTGCGCCCGCCCGCGCTCAACGAGCAGGGCCTAGTCGCCGCGCTCAAGCAGCACGTGGATGGCCTGCAGCACCGCGAGGGCCTGACCATTAACCTGAGGATCTCCGGCGAGGAGCGCAACACCCGCGGCGTCGAGCAGACAATCTACCGGATCGTGCAGGAGGCGCTGAACAACGTGGTGCGCCACGCCGGGGCGTGCGCCGTGGATGTGGAGCTGGACGCCCAGCCCTATGAGATCACGCTGCGCATCGCCGACGACGGGCGCGGCTTCGACATCCAGCAGGCGGCGCAGGGCGGCGGTCGCCACCTGGGCCTGATCAGCATGCGCGAGCGCGCCGCCGAGCTGAGCGGCATACTCACCATGCGCTCGCAGCCCGGCCAGGGCACCGAGCTGCTGCTGCGCGTGCCCGGCAGACAGCAGAACAACACCTAG
- a CDS encoding segregation/condensation protein A: MLITEPIDYTFQAGSFEGPLDLLLRLIEREELDITTIALAQVADQYLAHVRGMDAPNPASLSAFLVIAARLLLIKSRALLPRPAAKASGEAVDDAEDLVRQLREYQRFKQAAELLRTLQESGLRSYTRQAAPALPALPTPDRLDATLGDMLSAIQRRLQLVLPLDEPTVAVPAPKIITVPEMAARIEAKLAEREWLDFEDLLSITTTRVEVVVALWTVLELLKRRAIMVEQRELFGPIMVGRGQNLGQGPIHELGIGAA, translated from the coding sequence ATGCTTATCACCGAGCCGATCGACTACACCTTTCAGGCAGGCAGCTTTGAAGGCCCGCTGGATCTGCTGCTGCGCCTGATCGAGCGCGAGGAGCTGGACATCACCACTATCGCGCTGGCGCAGGTGGCCGACCAGTACCTGGCCCACGTGCGCGGCATGGACGCGCCCAACCCCGCGTCACTCTCGGCCTTCCTGGTGATCGCCGCGCGCCTGCTGCTAATCAAGTCGCGGGCGCTGCTGCCGCGCCCCGCCGCCAAGGCCAGCGGCGAGGCGGTGGACGACGCCGAGGATCTGGTGCGCCAGCTGCGCGAGTACCAGCGCTTCAAGCAGGCCGCCGAGCTGCTGCGCACCCTGCAGGAGAGCGGGCTGCGCAGCTACACGCGCCAGGCCGCCCCCGCGCTGCCCGCGCTGCCCACACCCGACCGCCTGGACGCCACGCTAGGCGACATGCTGTCCGCCATCCAGCGCCGCCTGCAGCTGGTGCTGCCGCTGGACGAGCCGACCGTGGCCGTGCCCGCCCCCAAGATCATCACCGTGCCCGAGATGGCCGCGCGGATCGAGGCCAAGCTGGCCGAGCGCGAGTGGCTCGACTTTGAAGACCTGCTCTCGATCACCACCACGCGGGTGGAGGTGGTGGTGGCGCTGTGGACGGTGCTGGAGCTGCTGAAGCGGCGGGCGATCATGGTCGAGCAGCGCGAGCTGTTCGGGCCGATCATGGTGGGGCGCGGCCAGAACCTGGGGCAAGGCCCCATCCACGAGCTAGGGATCGGCGCGGCCTAG
- the rpoD gene encoding RNA polymerase sigma factor RpoD: protein MVEQLLGVARSQGYLTYNDILEALPQPENHVADVDQLYAALQAEGIRVVENAADVDADLSDNTVSDEDLLAEIPDFTDIALDDPVRMYLQEIGQVPLLSAEQEVTLAKQMESGDEAQKKLDSNSFETRQEEFMLRTAIERGNDARQHLIQANLRLVVSIAKKYTSYGLTMMDLVQEGNIGLMRAVEKFDYTKGHKFSTYATWWIRQAITRAIADQSRTIRLPVHMGEAISQVKRASHKLQQAMQREPTPEEIASAMGVNAGKVRRTLEASMHPLSLEMPVGQEGEGRMGDFIEDDRISAPADAAAATMLREQIEEVLQKLPERERKIIQLRYGLKDGRYRTLEEVGVEFGITRERIRQIEAVALRKLRHPHLGKKLRGYLD from the coding sequence ATGGTTGAGCAACTGCTAGGCGTAGCCAGGAGCCAGGGGTACCTAACTTACAACGACATCCTCGAAGCGCTCCCACAGCCAGAAAACCATGTTGCTGATGTCGATCAGCTCTACGCCGCCCTCCAAGCCGAGGGCATCCGCGTGGTGGAAAACGCCGCCGATGTTGACGCCGACCTGAGCGACAACACAGTGAGCGACGAAGATCTCCTCGCCGAGATCCCCGACTTTACCGATATTGCCCTCGATGACCCCGTACGCATGTATCTCCAGGAGATCGGTCAGGTTCCGCTGCTTTCTGCCGAGCAGGAAGTGACGCTGGCCAAACAGATGGAATCGGGCGACGAGGCTCAGAAAAAACTCGATAGCAACAGCTTTGAAACGCGCCAGGAAGAGTTTATGCTGCGCACCGCGATCGAGCGCGGAAATGACGCGCGGCAGCATCTGATCCAGGCAAACCTGCGACTTGTCGTTTCGATTGCGAAAAAATATACCTCGTATGGCCTTACGATGATGGATCTGGTGCAGGAGGGCAATATCGGCCTGATGCGCGCCGTTGAGAAATTTGACTATACCAAGGGCCATAAATTTTCTACCTATGCCACATGGTGGATCCGCCAGGCGATCACCCGCGCCATTGCAGACCAGAGCCGCACCATCCGCCTGCCCGTGCACATGGGCGAGGCGATCAGCCAGGTGAAGCGCGCCTCGCACAAGCTCCAGCAGGCGATGCAGCGCGAGCCAACCCCCGAGGAGATCGCGTCGGCCATGGGCGTGAACGCCGGCAAGGTGCGCCGCACCCTGGAGGCCTCGATGCACCCGCTCTCGCTTGAGATGCCGGTGGGGCAGGAGGGTGAGGGCCGCATGGGCGACTTCATCGAGGACGACCGCATCTCGGCCCCCGCCGACGCCGCCGCCGCCACCATGCTGCGCGAGCAGATCGAGGAGGTGCTGCAGAAGCTGCCCGAGCGCGAGCGCAAGATCATCCAGCTGCGCTACGGCCTGAAGGATGGCCGCTACCGCACGCTTGAGGAGGTCGGCGTGGAGTTCGGCATCACCCGCGAGCGCATCCGCCAGATCGAGGCGGTGGCCCTGCGCAAGCTGCGCCACCCGCACCTGGGCAAGAAGCTGCGCGGCTACCTCGACTAG
- the pyrF gene encoding orotidine-5'-phosphate decarboxylase, producing the protein MSFQTLLESASRRSQSLLCLGLDPDVARLPRQFATQPDPVFAFCAAMIDATADLVCVYKPNIAFFEALGPGGMETLHRVIQHVPKHVPVILDAKRGDIGSTSEAYARAAFEQLGAHAVTLNPYLGGDALAPFLAYADRGCILLCKTSNPGSADLQDLPLASGQPLYMEVARRARDDWNGNANVGLVVGATHPGQLRAVRELCPTMLLLLPGIGAQGGDLQAAVAAAVDAQGEGIIINASRSILYASAGDDAVPAARAEALRLRDAINAARDS; encoded by the coding sequence GTGAGCTTTCAGACACTGCTTGAGTCGGCATCCCGCCGCAGCCAGAGCCTGCTCTGCCTTGGCCTAGATCCCGATGTGGCCCGCCTGCCCCGCCAGTTTGCCACCCAGCCCGACCCCGTCTTCGCCTTCTGCGCCGCCATGATCGACGCCACCGCTGATCTGGTGTGTGTCTACAAACCTAACATCGCTTTTTTCGAGGCGCTCGGCCCCGGCGGTATGGAGACGCTGCACCGCGTGATCCAGCATGTCCCCAAGCATGTGCCGGTCATCCTGGATGCCAAGCGCGGCGACATCGGCTCGACGTCCGAGGCCTACGCCCGCGCCGCCTTCGAGCAGCTCGGCGCACACGCGGTTACGCTCAACCCCTACCTGGGCGGCGACGCGCTGGCCCCGTTCCTGGCCTACGCCGATCGCGGCTGCATTCTGCTCTGCAAGACATCCAACCCCGGCAGCGCCGACCTGCAAGATCTGCCGCTGGCTAGCGGCCAGCCGCTGTATATGGAGGTGGCCCGCCGCGCCCGCGACGACTGGAACGGCAACGCCAACGTCGGGCTGGTGGTGGGGGCCACCCACCCCGGCCAGCTGCGCGCCGTGCGCGAGCTGTGCCCCACCATGCTGCTGCTGCTCCCTGGCATTGGCGCGCAGGGCGGCGATCTGCAGGCCGCCGTCGCCGCCGCGGTGGATGCCCAGGGCGAGGGCATTATCATCAATGCCTCGCGCAGCATCCTCTACGCTTCGGCGGGCGACGACGCCGTGCCCGCCGCCCGCGCCGAGGCGCTGCGCCTGCGCGACGCGATCAACGCGGCCCGCGATAGCTAG
- the smpB gene encoding SsrA-binding protein SmpB, which produces MAGKQSDAVVADNRKARHDYFIEESYEAGLALTGSEIKSVRDGRINMRGGYARVQNGEIIMYDVHISPYEQSGIYFNHEPTRARKLLLHRREISRIAGLVDRQGYTLVPLRIYFKGRRAKLELGVAKGKKLYDKREDIANREAKRDIDRMMKARRYE; this is translated from the coding sequence ATGGCTGGGAAGCAGAGCGACGCGGTTGTTGCCGATAACCGTAAGGCACGGCACGACTACTTCATCGAGGAGAGCTACGAGGCTGGGCTGGCCCTCACCGGCAGCGAGATTAAGTCCGTGCGTGATGGCCGCATCAACATGCGCGGCGGCTATGCCCGCGTGCAAAATGGTGAGATCATCATGTACGATGTGCATATCTCGCCCTACGAGCAGTCGGGCATTTACTTCAACCACGAGCCGACCAGGGCGCGCAAGCTGCTGCTGCACCGCCGCGAGATCAGCCGGATCGCCGGGCTGGTCGATCGGCAGGGCTACACGCTGGTGCCGCTGCGCATCTACTTCAAAGGGCGCCGCGCCAAGCTTGAGCTGGGGGTCGCCAAGGGCAAGAAGCTCTACGACAAGCGTGAGGATATCGCCAACCGCGAGGCCAAGCGCGACATCGACCGCATGATGAAGGCGCGCCGCTACGAGTAG
- a CDS encoding response regulator transcription factor, which translates to MAMILVVEDDQILQETIQYNLEQAGYQVLVAADGIQGLDLARRHKPDLILLDIMLPGLDGFSVCRILTQEATIPIIIVTALHDEAHIIAGLELGANDYITKPFSLGELLARVRALLRWSARAAQPSMPDLLQVGPVRLDRESRRVWYDDREISLSYKEFDLLACLMHHVGVALSRDILLEKVWGERFVGSHRTVDVHIRWLREKIEKDPSTPALIHTVRGIGYRFEESAPAVRPLEAA; encoded by the coding sequence ATGGCAATGATCCTCGTGGTGGAGGATGATCAGATCCTTCAAGAGACCATCCAGTACAACCTTGAGCAGGCCGGATACCAGGTGCTAGTCGCCGCCGATGGTATCCAGGGGCTTGATCTGGCACGACGCCATAAGCCGGATCTCATCCTGCTGGATATTATGCTTCCCGGCCTCGATGGCTTCTCGGTCTGCCGCATCCTCACCCAGGAGGCCACCATCCCGATCATCATCGTCACCGCGCTACACGACGAGGCGCACATCATCGCAGGGCTGGAGCTGGGGGCCAACGACTATATCACCAAGCCGTTCAGCCTGGGCGAGCTGCTGGCCCGCGTGCGCGCGCTGCTGCGCTGGAGTGCACGCGCCGCCCAGCCCAGCATGCCCGATCTGCTACAGGTGGGGCCGGTGCGGCTCGACCGCGAGAGCCGCCGCGTGTGGTATGACGATCGCGAGATCTCGCTCTCGTACAAGGAATTCGACCTGCTGGCTTGCCTGATGCACCATGTGGGGGTGGCGCTCTCGCGCGATATCCTGCTGGAGAAGGTGTGGGGCGAGCGCTTTGTGGGGTCGCACCGCACAGTGGATGTGCACATCCGCTGGTTGCGCGAGAAGATCGAGAAAGACCCATCGACGCCCGCGCTCATCCACACCGTGCGAGGCATCGGCTACCGCTTCGAGGAGAGCGCCCCTGCGGTTCGCCCGCTGGAGGCCGCATAA
- a CDS encoding ATP-dependent Clp protease ATP-binding subunit → MSLAVRGTANPLDEVERKLHNAIFGQDRAIEALVRVLNRARFGFSAGNARRPRATLLFLGPTGVGKTETARRLAQLLRPDGEAFLKVDCSLFSQGHEVSALVGAPPSYVGRDQKPLLNPDLIEQENSVVLFDEIEKGQPELWNLLLQIMEDGEILLLNGGRRVSFQNSIVILTTNVGAKEMVDFLDRRTIGFRTANKDVEATGQQIYQIGFEALQKVFQPEWINRLDEIIAFRPLSSDTLRAVFDRMIDEANEQYARHGVQIELTPAAKEYVLHKGFEPRFGARPLRQQLLKQIEAPLADLMASGGVPEGSRVLVSYTGVDEHAKALEFYYVDAPELLAQAQELRAAEVGRMGSGTNDMPQQPSVGLSADRGNSIEHTANPLGRGPRLTPGGRRNSSDRS, encoded by the coding sequence ATGTCACTGGCGGTACGCGGGACCGCAAATCCCCTCGATGAGGTTGAGCGCAAGCTTCACAACGCGATTTTTGGGCAAGATCGCGCGATCGAGGCGCTTGTGCGTGTGCTGAATCGCGCCCGCTTTGGCTTCTCTGCCGGGAATGCGCGCCGCCCGCGGGCAACGCTGCTGTTCCTTGGCCCCACTGGCGTTGGCAAGACCGAGACCGCGCGGCGGCTGGCCCAGCTGCTGCGCCCCGATGGCGAGGCCTTCCTGAAGGTCGACTGCTCGCTGTTCAGCCAGGGCCACGAGGTATCGGCGCTCGTCGGTGCCCCGCCCTCATACGTTGGGCGCGATCAGAAGCCGCTGCTCAACCCCGATCTGATCGAGCAGGAAAACAGCGTGGTGCTCTTCGACGAGATCGAGAAGGGCCAGCCCGAGCTGTGGAACCTGCTGCTGCAGATCATGGAAGACGGCGAGATCCTGCTGCTGAACGGCGGGCGGCGGGTGTCGTTCCAGAACAGCATCGTCATCCTCACCACCAACGTTGGCGCGAAAGAGATGGTTGACTTCCTGGATCGGCGCACGATCGGCTTCCGCACAGCGAACAAGGATGTGGAGGCCACCGGCCAGCAGATCTACCAGATCGGCTTCGAGGCGCTGCAGAAGGTCTTCCAGCCCGAGTGGATCAACCGGCTCGATGAGATCATTGCCTTCCGCCCGCTCTCAAGCGACACGCTGCGCGCCGTGTTCGACCGCATGATCGACGAGGCCAACGAGCAGTATGCCCGCCACGGCGTGCAGATCGAGCTGACCCCGGCGGCCAAAGAGTACGTGCTGCACAAGGGCTTCGAGCCGCGATTTGGTGCGCGCCCGCTGCGCCAGCAGCTGCTCAAGCAGATCGAGGCCCCTCTGGCCGATCTGATGGCCTCGGGCGGCGTGCCCGAGGGCAGCCGAGTGCTGGTGTCGTACACTGGCGTGGATGAGCACGCGAAGGCGCTTGAGTTCTACTATGTGGATGCGCCCGAGCTGCTGGCCCAGGCCCAGGAGCTGCGTGCCGCCGAGGTTGGGCGGATGGGCAGCGGCACGAACGATATGCCCCAGCAGCCCAGCGTTGGCCTCTCGGCCGATCGGGGCAACTCGATCGAACACACGGCCAACCCGCTGGGCCGGGGCCCACGGCTGACGCCGGGCGGGCGGCGCAACAGCAGCGACCGCAGCTAG
- a CDS encoding ribokinase produces the protein MSPEYLLLGHLTRDLLPDGSTAPGGTSLYAALTAHRLGKAVGVVSAAAPLPAAWPSSIPVAHTASPTAPTFENRYTGGSRSQVLHAEAQAIQPHDVPTAWQDAPIIHLAPVLAEVPEPLALSFPSAFLGVTPQGWMRTWQQPLPSAIRYVPWSPSATLLRRINALVLSIEDVQGDEQQVADYAAECPIVALTHGAQGATLFLEGQPVHIAAFPAEERDPTGAGDVFAATLFCALQAGRPPIQAAHEAARIAAASVEAIGASGLLSLSI, from the coding sequence ATGTCACCTGAATACCTTCTGCTCGGGCACCTTACCCGCGATCTGCTCCCCGATGGCTCCACCGCCCCAGGTGGAACCTCGCTCTACGCGGCGCTCACCGCCCACCGCCTGGGCAAGGCCGTGGGGGTGGTCTCGGCAGCGGCCCCGCTGCCCGCCGCGTGGCCCAGCAGCATCCCTGTAGCCCACACCGCATCGCCCACCGCGCCCACCTTCGAGAACCGCTACACGGGCGGCAGCCGCAGCCAGGTGCTGCACGCCGAGGCCCAGGCCATCCAGCCGCACGATGTGCCCACCGCCTGGCAGGATGCGCCGATCATCCACTTGGCCCCGGTGCTGGCCGAGGTGCCCGAGCCGCTGGCGCTCAGCTTCCCTAGCGCCTTCCTCGGCGTCACCCCGCAGGGCTGGATGCGCACCTGGCAGCAGCCGCTGCCATCGGCTATCCGCTACGTGCCCTGGAGTCCCTCGGCCACGCTCCTGCGCCGCATCAACGCCCTAGTGCTGAGCATCGAGGATGTGCAGGGCGACGAGCAGCAGGTAGCCGACTACGCCGCCGAGTGCCCGATCGTGGCGCTCACGCACGGCGCGCAAGGTGCCACGCTGTTCCTAGAGGGCCAGCCGGTGCACATTGCCGCCTTCCCCGCCGAGGAGCGCGACCCCACCGGCGCGGGCGATGTGTTTGCGGCCACGCTGTTCTGCGCGCTCCAGGCTGGCAGGCCACCAATCCAGGCCGCCCACGAGGCGGCGCGGATCGCGGCGGCCAGCGTCGAGGCTATCGGCGCAAGCGGGCTGCTCAGCCTGTCCATCTAG
- a CDS encoding KH domain-containing protein, whose protein sequence is MKSIEISARTVAEAIQLALAQLGKDRDEVAIEVLEAGSEEEEALVRVTAIDDEEEEEARPAPPAPADSGDVDQIARHTLEALFERMDIEAYVTAVRSTVPGQKGEPEETITLHVEGADEEAMGLLIGRRGETLRSLQFMVNLLVSRRVQKWPQIVVDVGNYRQRRQESLEGLARRMAERVRQSGRPMTLEPMGAYERRIVHLALRADQSVYTQSAGEGENRKVVIYPAKQQ, encoded by the coding sequence ATGAAGAGTATTGAGATCAGCGCACGCACTGTCGCCGAAGCGATCCAATTGGCGCTGGCCCAGCTCGGCAAGGACCGTGACGAGGTAGCTATCGAGGTTCTTGAGGCGGGCAGCGAAGAGGAGGAGGCGCTGGTTCGCGTCACCGCTATCGATGATGAGGAGGAGGAAGAGGCGCGCCCCGCCCCGCCCGCCCCTGCCGATAGCGGCGATGTCGACCAGATTGCCCGCCATACCCTCGAGGCGCTGTTCGAGCGGATGGATATCGAAGCCTACGTCACCGCAGTGCGCAGCACCGTGCCCGGACAGAAGGGCGAGCCAGAGGAGACCATCACCCTGCACGTCGAGGGGGCCGACGAGGAGGCCATGGGCCTGCTGATCGGGCGGCGCGGCGAGACCCTGCGCTCGCTGCAGTTCATGGTCAACCTGCTGGTCAGCCGCCGCGTGCAGAAGTGGCCCCAGATCGTGGTGGATGTGGGCAACTACCGCCAGCGCCGCCAAGAGTCGCTGGAGGGCCTGGCCCGCCGCATGGCCGAGCGCGTGCGCCAGAGCGGTCGCCCAATGACCCTTGAGCCAATGGGCGCATACGAGCGACGGATCGTCCACCTCGCGCTGCGCGCTGATCAGTCCGTCTATACCCAGAGCGCTGGCGAGGGCGAGAACCGCAAGGTTGTGATCTACCCTGCCAAGCAGCAATAG